GTAGGATGGGTAGAGCAAAGCGAAACCCATCACAATTCCCCAGCCGCCATCGCTCCCACATCACCGACCCAGTTTGCCGGATATATCCCCATCTCGACATGGCGGTGAAATGAAGAGTAAGGCCATTCGGCCACCGAGTTCACATGCCCATGCTTTACCGGATTGATATGGATATAGTCCACATGCCTCGCATAATCCAGTTCGTCCCTGAGCGTGTGTTCCCAATAACGCCGCTGCCAGATACCGCGTTCGCCTTTGCCTAAACGGCTACGCGATA
This genomic stretch from Sulfuriferula thiophila harbors:
- a CDS encoding REP-associated tyrosine transposase; its protein translation is SRSRLGKGERGIWQRRYWEHTLRDELDYARHVDYIHINPVKHGHVNSVAEWPYSSFHRHVEMGIYPANWVGDVGAMAAGEL